Proteins from a genomic interval of Plasmodium reichenowi strain SY57 chromosome 13, whole genome shotgun sequence:
- a CDS encoding GPI mannosyltransferase 3, putative yields the protein MIYNDILTLCANKLRGLIDSKIFIWLLIFFRIFNCLFVVTSFYPDEYFQSVEIAHFWAYGYGHMSWEWEPCVALRSVITPFIYYVLFLFLKLINIDHPVCVLYIPKLCHGICAALCDLGIYKLLIYWYVELYNDVWIYEDNIKRNEKDEDNGNNNNNNNDNNNNNNNDNNNNNNNNDNNKNNNDNNNYYYHNNILYNTNDIICTILCCHFFCWFYFYSICRTSSHSFECLFNIWGVYFLSQNYDPLKNQLNKIEKIDLLLQNDVIIKKGKKNLNECTNLKERRNDHHFDTYENNFIYEKGTQNCKQYDKNVCDKNVCDKNACDKNACDKNVCDKNVCDKNVCGQNMVDHIIRNRNNMCRTHFYSSKFNKIEEAKNLLFSLFFSSLSVIFRPNALVFWLSLYILYFIKNIFEKQNKINYKEILKISVTYTFFFLTIIIIIDSYYFGHITFPFWNFFVYNFLSGNNKYFGGHSFFFYFVCVIPSIYLTLTPFLFYGYYIIYNNILNKIKYKTINIYMYILKRIDWIVYLVTHLEILSLSFSKHKEHKIVIGYIPFLTIFVGYALYLIKLHYKKDNGKNKKNIYNNNNNNKIQYGNITIKGRNKYIFLFSSSLFTNISFLLQFLCILFFCLIHNRSPEYVASYFRNLETKDDQNIYIFITNCYDIPLYSHIHRKFNIGFLDCSPYDTSIDEATKNWRKRIYEDKFKEQFFNMFQEKKNNNHHINSTYGDTITPYIIPDISFYWFGHHHFNKKNNFQYIYQNINLSCLNYRFHIPLHGQLPTYIVTTTIELTHLQLFLSTYNYKLETKPFFSYFRISEAKGIVPVYHYIFKRVPS from the coding sequence ATGATTTACAATGACATTTTAACTTTATGTGCAAATAAATTAAGAGGACTAATTGATTCAAAGATATTTATTTGGttgttaatattttttagaATATTTAATTGTTTATTTGTTGTAACATCATTTTATCCTGATGAATATTTTCAATCTGTAGAAATTGCTCATTTTTGGGCTTATGGATATGGACATATGTCATGGGAATGGGAACCTTGTGTAGCATTAAGATCAGTGATAACtccttttatttattatgtattatttttatttttaaaacttATTAACATAGATCATCCTGTTTGTGTATTATACATTCCTAAATTATGTCATGGTATATGTGCTGCTTTGTGTGATTTAggtatttataaattattgATATATTGGTATGTTGAATTGTATAATGACGTATGGATAtatgaagataatataaaacgTAATGAAAAAGATGAGGATAATGGaaataacaacaataataataatgataataacaataataataataatgataataacaataataataataataatgataataacaagaataataatgataataataattattattatcataataatatattgtacAACACAAATGACATTATTTGTACAATTCTATGTtgtcattttttttgttggttttatttttattccATATGTAGGACATCCTCGCATTCCTTTGAATGtttgtttaatatatggggtgtatattttttatcacAAAATTATGACCCCTTGAAAAATCAATTAAacaaaatagaaaaaatagaCTTATTATTACAGAACGATgtaatcataaaaaaaggaaagaaaaatttaaatgaatgcacaaatttaaaagaaagaaGGAATGATCATCATTTTGATACATAcgaaaataattttatatatgaaaaaggAACACAAAATTGTAAAcaatatgataaaaatgtttgtgataaaaatgtttgtgataaaaatgcttgtgataaaaatgcttgtgataaaaatgtttgtgataaaaatgtttgtgataaaaatgtttGTGGCCAAAATATGGTTGATCACATAATTCGGAACAGGAACAATATGTGTAGGACACATTTTTATTCCTCCAAATTTAACAAAATAGAAGAGgcaaaaaatttattatttagtTTATTCTTTAGCTCCTTGTCTGTTATATTTCGTCCAAACGCTTTAGTATTTTGgttatctttatatatactatattttataaagaatatatttgaaaaacaaaataaaataaattataaagaaatattgaaaataaGTGTTACGtacacattttttttcttaactattattattataattgaTTCCTATTATTTTGGGCACATTACATTTCCCTTTTggaatttttttgtttataattttttaagtggaaacaataaatattttggaggacattctttttttttttactttgTATGTGTTATACcttctatatatttaaccTTAACAccttttttgttttatggttattacattatatacaataatatattgaataAGATAAAGTATAAGacaattaatatatatatgtatatattgaaaAGAATTGATTGGATAGTATATTTAGTTACACATTTAGAAATACTATCCTTATCATTTAGTAAGCATAAGGAACATAAAATTGTTATAGGATATATACCATTTCTTACAATTTTTGTTGGATATgcattatatttaataaaattacattataaaaaagataatggaaaaaataaaaagaatatatataataataataataataataaaatccAATATGGTAATATAACCATAAAGggaagaaataaatatatttttttattttcatcttctctttttacaaatataagTTTTTTACTTcaatttttatgtattctttttttctgCCTTATACATAACAGATCACCTGAATATGTAGCCTCTTATTTTAGAAACTTAGAAACGAAAGATGatcaaaatatttatatatttataacaaaTTGTTATGATATTCCTTTATATTCGCATATACATAGAAAATTCAATATAGGCTTTTTAGATTGTTCGCCTTACGATACAAGTATTGATGAAGCTACCAAAAATTGGAGAAAACGTATATATGAAGATAAATTTAAAGaacaattttttaatatgtttcaagaaaaaaaaaataataatcatcatataaataGTACATATGGAGATACAATTACTCCATATATAATACCAgatatatcattttattgGTTTGGTCATCatcattttaataaaaaaaataattttcaatatatttatcaaaaCATTAATTTGTCATGCTTAAATTATAGATTTCATATACCTTTACACGGACAATTACCTACGTATATAGTTACAACAACTATTGAACTTACACATTTACAATTATTTCTGagtacatataattataaacTTGAAACAAAgccttttttttcttattttagGATAAGTGAAGCAAAAGGTATAGTTCCAGTATATCATTACATATTCAAGAGGGTTCCTTCCTAA
- a CDS encoding hypothetical protein (conserved Plasmodium protein, unknown function), giving the protein MDMYSLYHSNIENQLAKELGYITKTRELNQINEDDKNYYKECNYKLFFFIIQLQQKIKDLEKENEKLKYLLKKYNRESIHNDNKTIKRALLVVSFVIFIIIFLLF; this is encoded by the exons atggATATGTACTCATTGTATCACTCTAATATAGAGAATCAACTAGCAAAAGAATTAGGTTATATAACTAAAACACG AGAACTTAACCAAATTAATGAAGACgataagaattattataaagaatGTAATTACAAActcttcttttttattatccaactacaacaaaaaattaaagacTTGGAAAAGGAAAACGAAA AGTTAAAATACTTGttgaagaaatataatagaGAATCCATTCATAATGACAACAAGACAATAAAAAGAGCCTTGTTGGTAGTAAGctttgtaatatttattataatttttctgttattctga
- a CDS encoding hypothetical protein (conserved Plasmodium protein, unknown function), whose protein sequence is MDDKSEINYDEAAHPSYSMHMSESHSAYEEVNKTSSDSEFVDDDYSKVMSGNNLESDNVKYNPDLYNLGKARQYLSPKVQEYGIPGQVSPYHFPYNEEDYLSNVDTEYDENGFPIRTNIDDNNEDNKKLWSWTNDGKLKLLCSQPIIPVSVVQGILRRDKIILIPQVEVTDVVIPKVYNQNIKHDVPTLNIEIMKSNVNIPNVKYVDKEIIIPIITGYTHKFVPKWDIHEVPRPVVKYIGEQKIVEVEVPEIKYIDKFVEREVIVDTVEKRVPKIIEVPKYVDEVKYVWKPIEKIVYVQKLIPKFDVNLECPPPLIVPYPVQRIKQISPVMVKKNNTEIPDYNYYDLNSPEGSLPIPEQYIHHYSRKQKMNKGLLSTCCDKKMVTEEEKNVEFVSVPLTNEHDSVCVDEEIKKNINMSQENINRQLNNNMDNFIYDSDIKKNKDKMNSSVNGKEQLYINS, encoded by the coding sequence atggacGATAAATCAGAAATTAACTATGATGAAGCTGCACATCCAAGTTATAGTATGCATATGAGCGAAAGCCATAGTGCTTATGAAGAAGTAAATAAGACATCAAGTGATAGTGAATTTGTAGATGATGACTATTCAAAAGTAATGAGTGGAAATAATTTAGAGAGTGATAATGTGAAATATAATCctgatttatataatttagGTAAAGCAAGACAATATTTATCTCCTAAAGTACAAGAATATGGAATACCAGGACAAGTAAGTCCTTATCATTTCCCCTATAACGAAGAAGATTATTTATCAAATGTGGATACAGAATATGATGAGAACGGTTTCCCTATAAGAACTAATattgatgataataatgaagataataaaaaattatggTCATGGACTAATGATGggaaattaaaattattatgttcaCAACCTATAATACCTGTATCGGTTGTACAAGGAATATTAAGAAGAGAtaagataatattaattcCACAAGTGGAAGTAACAGATGTAGTTATCCCTAAAGtatataatcaaaatataaaacatgATGTTCCAACATTAAATATAGAAATCATGAAATCTAATGTAAATATACCAAACGTTAAATATGTagataaagaaataattattcCAATAATTACTGGATATACTCATAAGTTTGTTCCTAAGTGGGATATACATGAAGTACCAAGACCTGTGGTCAAATATATAGGAGAACAAAAAATTGTAGAAGTAGAAGTACCCgaaattaaatatatagataaattTGTTGAAAGAGAAGTTATTGTCGATACAGTTGAAAAAAGAGTTCCTAAAATTATTGAAGTACCAAAATATGTAGATGAAGTTAAATATGTATGGAAACCAATAGAAAAAATTGTATATGTACAGAAATTAATTCCAAAATTTGATGTAAACTTAGAATGTCCACCACCTTTAATAGTACCATATCCAGTACAAAGAATTAAACAAATTTCTCCTGTTATGgtaaaaaagaataatacAGAAATACCtgattataattattatgatttaAATTCACCGGAAGGTTCCTTACCAATACCTGAACAATATATACATCATTATTcaagaaaacaaaaaatgaataagGGCTTGCTTTCTACATGTTGCGATAAGAAAATGGTGAcagaagaagaaaaaaacgTCGAATTTGTTTCTGTACCATTAACTAACGAGCATGACAGTGTTTGTGTCGatgaagaaattaaaaaaaatatcaacATGTCacaagaaaatataaatagacaattaaataataatatggataattttatatatgacagtgatataaaaaaaaataaagataagATGAATTCATCCGTAAATGGAAAAGAACaactatatataaattcataA
- a CDS encoding vacuolar ATP synthase subunit d, putative has translation MGALDESTPVPSRITLQLMKQKKKSAFQGYSLLKKKSDALFIHFRDVLKDIVKTKTKVGEEMRNASFSLAKSVWAAGDFKGQIIEGIKRPVVTLSLSTNNVAGVKLPIFQVNIDPTVDVLGNLGVAAGGQVINNTRENYLQCLNMLVKLASMQVAFFSLDEEIKMTNRRVNALNNIVLPRLDGGINYIIKELDEIEREEFYRLKKIKEKKSDKLKDSNIDTEADGDYNASKRQDNYACTQKDDDIIF, from the exons atggGGGCCTTAGACGAATCTACACCAGTACCTTCGAGAAT AACGCTACAACTTATgaaacagaaaaaaaaaagcgCCTTCCAGGGATATTCTCtcttgaaaaaaaaaagtgaCGCTTTGTTTATTCATTTTAGAGATGTGTTAAAAGATATAGTAAAG ACAAAAACAAAAGTGGGTGAGGAAATGAGGAACGCATCCTTCTCTCTAGCTAAATCAGTTTGGGCAGCTGGAGATTTTAAAGGGCAAATTATTGAAGGTATAAAAAGACCCGTTGTAACTTTATCCTTATCTACAAATAATGTGGCAGGTGTTAAATTACCAATATTTCAAGTGAATATTGATCCAACTGTTGATGTGTTAGGAAATTTAGGTGTTGCAGCAGGAGGTCAAGTTATTAATAATACCAGGGAAAATTATTTACAGTGTTTAAATATGTTAGTTAAATTAGCATCTATGCAG GTAGCTTTTTTTTCACTTGATGAAGAAATCAAAATGACTAATAGGAGAGTTAACGCACTAAATAAT ATTGTTCTCCCAAGGTTAGATGGAGgtataaattatattataaaagaattagaCGAAATAGAAAGAGAAGAATTCTACAg gttaaaaaaaataaaggaaaaGAAATCTGACAAATTAAAGGATTCAAATATTGACACTGAAGCAGATGGTG ATTATAATGCTTCCAAGAGACAAGATAATTACGCCTGTACCCAAAAGGACGATgatatcatattttaa
- a CDS encoding 40S ribosomal protein S6, putative — MKLNISNPLNNVQKSIEIDDEKKLLPFMEKRIGNAVPGDSIGEEFTGYVFRITGGNDKQGFPMIQGVLTNNRVRLLFKKGMKCYRPRKKGERKRKSVRGCIVGQDLSALNLTLVKKGVNEIPGLTDKAVGKKLGPKRASKIRKLFNLDKSDDVRKYVIGRAITKNGKTKFIKPKIQRLVTEKRLLRKRNLLQAKEKRRLEKKQQLKEYKQLLNKYRSELNQQHDVETTKKKKVKKSLSKTNKTASKSKLNTKQEQKDKTEKKQNKTNNLKNDKSEKKEQAKKKTKTNENTEKTKQNKPDKKNKAKK, encoded by the coding sequence ATGAAGCTGAACATTTCTAACCCCCTTAACAATGTACAAAAAAGCATAGAGATCGACGATGAAAAGAAGTTATTACCTTTTATGGAAAAGAGGATAGGAAATGCTGTACCTGGAGATTCAATAGGCGAAGAATTTACGGGTTATGTATTTAGAATCACTGGAGGTAATGATAAACAAGGTTTTCCTATGATTCAGGGTGTGTTAACTAATAATCGTGTTCgtttattatttaagaAAGGTATGAAATGTTATAGACCCAGGAAAAAGGGTGAAAGGAAAAGAAAGTCTGTAAGAGGTTGTATTGTTGGTCAAGATTTATCAGCATTAAATTTAACATTAGTTAAAAAAGGTGTAAATGAAATACCAGGTTTAACGGATAAAGCCGTAGGTAAAAAACTAGGACCTAAAAGAGCTAGCAAAATAAggaaattatttaatttagATAAATCTGATGATGTAagaaaatatgttataGGTAGAGCTATTACTAAAAATGGTAAGACCAAATTTATTAAACCAAAAATTCAAAGACTTGTAACTGAAAAGAGATtattaagaaaaagaaatctCTTACAAGCTAAAGAAAAACGTAgattagaaaaaaaacaacaactcaaagaatataaacaacttcttaataaatatagatCAGAATTAAATCAACAACATGATGTAGAAactacaaaaaaaaaaaaagttaaaaaaaGCTTATCAAAAACTAATAAAACTGCATCCAAATCGAAACTAAATACAAAACAAGAACAAAAAGATaaaacagaaaaaaaacaaaacaaaacaaacaatcttaaaaatgataaatcagagaaaaaagaacaagcaaaaaaaaaaactaaaaCAAACGAAAACACGGAGAAAACAAAGCAAAACAAACcagacaaaaaaaataaggccaaaaaataa
- a CDS encoding aconitate hydratase, putative: MHFRRCIRKYCINKKIVNPFEHVKRTLNDNNYYYYDINELHDSRIKSLPYSIRVLLESAVRNCDNLKVSEKNVETILGWKENCKKKKEVPFMPTRVLLQDLTGVPCIVDLATMRDTAEKLGCDAERINPLIPVDLVIDHSVQVDYSRREDALELNEKKEYERNLERFKFLKWGMNSFKNMLILPPGSGIVHQINLEYLAHCVFNKNNLLYPDSVVGTDSHTTMINGLGILGWGVGGIEAEATMLGLPISMTLPEVVGINVVGKLSDYLLSTDIVLYITSFLRKEVGVVNKYVEFFGTGLKDLKLADRATISNMAPEYGATVGFFPVDDITLEYLLQTGRDKEKVELIREYLMKNSMFNTYKDNVEYTDVYTLDLSKLNLSLSGPKRPHDNVLLSELHKDFTMCLESPIGFKGYNISKEERQKKISFMCTKDGKEYVLSQGSVVLCAITSCTNTSNSSSMIAAGLLAKKAVEEFGLKSLPYIKSSLSPGSKAVQKYLEAGGLLKYLEELGFYNVGYGCMTCIGNSGHLDEEVEEVINKNDLIVSSVLSGNRNFEGRVHPLIKANYLASPVLVVLFSIIGNVNVDLNNYTFNYKGKIINALDLIPRKEEIEEYERKYIKPEMYTEIYKNIKYVNKYWNDIQIKKNKLYEWDKNSTYIHKPPYFENMKLEIEKIQDIKDAHVLLFLGDSITTDHISPAGMIHKTSEAYKFLKEKNIKDQDLNTYGARRGNDEVMIRGTFANIRLINKLCPDKGPNTIHIPTNQLMSVYQAAMKYKQDNIDVIIIAGKEYGCGSSRDWAAKGPNLLGVKAVIAESYERIHRSNLIGMSVLPLQFINNQSPQYYNMDGTEKFTILLNEGNIKAQQTIKVQMNQKGKIIIFDVLCRIDTEIEERYFRNGGILKYVLRSLVNEANK; encoded by the coding sequence ATGCATTTTCGAAGGTGCATACGAAAatattgtataaataaaaaaattgttaaCCCCTTTGAACATGTGAAGAGAACACTAAATGACaacaattattattattatgatattaACGAACTGCATGATAGCAGAATTAAGAGTTTACCATATTCGATAAGGGTTCTACTAGAATCTGCTGTTCGTAATTGTGACAATTTAAAAGTAAGTGAAAAGAATGTAGAAACTATATTAGGATGGAAAGAAAATTGTAAGAAGAAGAAGGAAGTTCCTTTTATGCCTACTAGAGTATTATTACAAGATTTGACAGGTGTCCCATGTATTGTTGATTTAGCTACCATGAGAGACACAGCAGAAAAATTAGGATGTGATGCAGAAAGAATTAATCCTTTAATCCCTGTAGATTTAGTTATTGATCATTCTGTTCAGGTAGATTATAGTAGAAGAGAAGATGCTTTagaattaaatgaaaagaaagaaTATGAAAGAAATTTAGAACGATTTAAATTTCTTAAATGGGGTATGAATTCATTTAAAAACATGTTAATATTACCACCTGGTTCTGGTATAGTTCATCAGATTAATTTAGAATATTTAGCCCATTGtgtttttaataaaaacaatttaCTCTATCCGGATAGTGTTGTAGGAACTGATTCACATACAACCATGATAAATGGATTAGGTATATTAGGATGGGGAGTAGGAGGTATAGAAGCTGAAGCAACCATGTTAGGTTTACCAATATCTATGACATTACCAGAAGTTGTAGGTATAAATGTGGTAGGTAAATTATCtgattatttattaagTACAGATATTGTTCTATATATTACTTCTTTCTTAAGAAAAGAAGTAGGAGTtgttaataaatatgttgAGTTTTTTGGAACAGGTTTAAAAGATTTAAAGTTAGCTGATCGTGCTACTATATCAAATATGGCGCCTGAGTATGGTGCAACCGTTGGCTTTTTTCCAGTCGATGATATTACCTtagaatatttattacaaaCTGGTAgagataaagaaaaagttGAACTTATAAGAGaatatttaatgaaaaattcGATGTTTAATACTTATAAAGATAATGTTGAATATACCGATGTATATACATTAGATTTATCAAAACTAAATTTATCACTCTCTGGACCTAAAAGACCACATGATAATGTATTACTATCAGAACTACATAAAGATTTTACTATGTGTTTAGAATCTCCTATAGGATTCAAAGGATATAACATATCAAAAGAAGAGCgtcaaaaaaaaatctcCTTTATGTGTACTAAAGATGGAAAAGAATATGTCTTATCTCAAGGTAGTGTTGTTCTTTGTGCTATTACGTCATGTACTAACACAAGTAATTCGTCATCTATGATAGCTGCTGGATTGTTGGCAAAAAAAGCTGTTGAGGAATTCGGACTTAAAAGTTTACCGTATATTAAGAGTTCGTTATCACCAGGTTCTAAGGCCGTTCAGAAATATTTAGAAGCAGGTGgattattaaaatatttagaAGAACTAGGTTTTTATAATGTCGGATATGGATGTATGACATGTATTGGTAATAGTGGGCACCTAGATGAAGAAGTTGAAGAAgttataaacaaaaatgatTTAATTGTATCGTCTGTATTATCAGGAAATAGGAATTTTGAAGGCAGAGTTCATCCTTTAATTAAGGCTAATTATTTAGCTTCTCCGGTATTAGTTGTTTTATTCAGTATTATTGGAAACGTGAATGTAGatttgaataattatacttttaattataaaggAAAGATAATTAATGCATTAGATTTAATTCCACGTAAAGAAGAAATTGAAGAATATGAgaggaaatatataaaaccAGAAATGTATAcagaaatatataaaaatattaaatatgtaaataaatattggaatgatatacaaataaaaaaaaataagcTATATGAATGGGATAAAAATTCgacatatatacataaaccaccatattttgaaaatatgaaattaGAAATAGAAAAGATACAAGATATAAAGGATGCCcatgttttattatttctagGAGATAGTATAACAACAGATCATATATCACCTGCTGGAATGATACATAAGACATCGGAAGCATACAAATTtttaaaggaaaaaaatatcaagGATCAAGATTTAAATACGTATGGAGCAAGAAGAGGAAATGATGAAGTTATGATAAGAGGAACCTTTGCAAATATTAgattaataaataaattgtGTCCAGATAAAGGACCCAATACAATACATATACCTACAAATCAATTAATGTCTGTATATCAAGCAGCtatgaaatataaacaaGATAACATAGATGTAATCATAATTGCGGGAAAAGAATATGGTTGTGGGAGTTCAAGAGATTGGGCTGCTAAAGGTCCAAATCTTTTAGGTGTTAAAGCTGTTATAGCTGAATCATATGAAAGAATACATAGAAGCAATTTAATTGGTATGAGTGTCTTACCTTTacaatttataaataatcaaaGTCCccaatattataatatggaTGGTACTGAAAAATTTACTATCTTATTAAATGAGGGAAATATTAAAGCACAACAAACTATTAAAGTTCAGATGAATCAAAAAGggaaaattattatttttgatGTTCTGTGTAGAATAGATACCGAAATTGAAGAAAGGTATTTTAGAAACGGAGGTATTCtaaaatatgttttaagATCATTAGTTAATGAGGCTAACAAATAA